The proteins below are encoded in one region of Neodiprion virginianus isolate iyNeoVirg1 chromosome 7, iyNeoVirg1.1, whole genome shotgun sequence:
- the LOC124308741 gene encoding transcriptional adapter 3-B, which yields MSGKGKQSSKKALIKVREGGKSGHLSSVNSDTSSESTEAAVSLPVLKTVDNGKHLPRYCSILQRSAEECVGMEDLDTLQLELETLLSSVVVRCRLLQDEITNLSSAEERRDKRSKSVKGLSTLDKKIREDKSKLKDFSSKAQSPLPAKLFKQKTSGGLASQVVPNPHELNRIDGSKSDLPKLLLPKNDTPNKFWASVDPYCTDIMPEDLKLLEELVASHSDQSELKKIPPLGRHYSLLWAHNDLLQEEDAANPNRDKKKNRSDVSLLVSKVDKKGNSIAGPLTQRLVSALLEENVYVANNNMDNKLFRDGDPPVLRDLSIQNSMNLELRMHKELVEQGILEADTPKKNQDDEILAEIKRCQQELSALSNHNVTQLKRLLQLAQEESKRQAVKRKISIVDNEVVEHYKKLILAKQRKVSMTKKEQEKAWSCLRERENLLEHLNILSSGSDTVINSRNNTA from the coding sequence TGTTCTAAAGACGGTTGACAATGGAAAACATTTGCCAAGGTACTGTAGCATTCTTCAGCGTTCGGCGGAGGAATGTGTCGGGATGGAGGATTTGGATACGCTACAACTGGAGCTGGAAACATTGCTTTCATCCGTTGTAGTTCGATGCCGATTACTGCAAGATGAGATAACAAACTTGTCGTCCGCGGAAGAACGTAGAGACAAAAGGTCAAAGAGTGTAAAAGGCCTGTCGAcacttgacaaaaaaattcgcgaGGATAAATCCAAGCTCAAGGACTTTAGCTCGAAGGCGCAGTCTCCGCTTCCGGCCAAACTGTTTAAGCAAAAAACTTCTGGGGGATTAGCTTCTCAAGTTGTCCCGAATCCTCACGAATTGAACAGAATCGATGGGAGTAAATCTGATCTCCCTAAATTACTTTTGCCCAAAAACGATACTCCCAATAAGTTCTGGGCTTCGGTCGATCCTTACTGCACCGATATCATGCCGGAGGACTTAAAGCTGCTGGAGGAATTGGTCGCTTCTCATAGCGATCAGAGCGAGTTGAAGAAAATCCCGCCGCTGGGTCGTCATTATAGTCTGCTGTGGGCGCATAATGATTTATTGCAGGAGGAAGATGCGGCTAATCCAAACagggataaaaagaaaaatcggtCCGACGTTTCGCTCCTTGTTTCGAAGGTTGATAAGAAGGGAAATAGCATCGCAGGACCTTTGACCCAAAGATTAGTTTCAGCTCTGTTGGAAGAGAATGTATATGTAgctaataataatatggataataaattgtttagGGATGGCGATCCTCCTGTGCTTAGAGACTTGTCTatacaaaattcaatgaatttgGAATTGAGGATGCACAAGGAGCTGGTAGAGCAAGGTATACTTGAGGCTGATACTCCGAAAAAGAATCAAGATGATGAAATTCTTGCAGAAATCAAACGATGCCAACAAGAACTGTCCGCTTTGTCCAATCATAATGTGACACAGTTGAAACGACTGCTTCAATTGGCGCAAGAGGAGAGCAAACGACAGGCTGTGAAACGTAAAATAAGCATTGTCGACAACGAAGTCGTTGAacattacaaaaaattaatactaGCTAAACAGAGAAAAGTGTCTATGACTAAAAAAGAACAGGAGAAGGCTTGGAGCTGCCTGAGAGAACGTGAAAACTTACTTGAACATTTGAATATACTGTCAAGCGGCAGTGACACTGTCATCAACTCAAGAAATAACACGGCTTGA
- the LOC124308740 gene encoding uncharacterized protein LOC124308740 isoform X2: MRYSGVLSYAVLTLNLHFTGQARASGSCKDVQGRFFESGFHYSPGPDACTLCVCDNGNPKWCKAVLCSQPQDCKSFRVGTTCCEFICMDDTLPVGGGDGNSGIGGGLGDGNTSSDMGLRLVASCITAILSLSLIFFLIHRLRQRKIRGRQNRQLTDEQRSLGSMGYLERGGLSHGGPADDMSCGGGYPLWKPPGNYFPRGEAPPPYEEAVAAARAEQALLSASPHALSPLNFSGAYLSVNHGTHPSSVATVANSQIGLSVTTPNLSDRHGASTSPMILSMNRPLSSPNTHSNTHQVNQGESMTVGAYASSSVTTFNIGPNTYENLPPPPSIITNQTNDLSQSNILPLPPSHSTIPKAYHQHTTLPRQGAGAFTISATLPTSGTSSHRTIPRTLATSGSLRLRREFTAHQPVAPLFDTPPRNVSPQNTPQSAPPTASTNDNSIHSDAFYDDVLVGLPTAAPQVEGEPPTQPSPNLTNCDFKPKIPSTTEVNQDGSIESVACACSMQALPTLHDDADDYRSECENCKSANGSRYYLDNQDELVTSPHETMTLHRRPEETPLGTAPQYYRTSLTLPTSTRQRTRSTGARENWFSSMPESSTESSDED; the protein is encoded by the exons ATGAGATACAGCGGAGTCCTCAGCTATGCGGTGCTCACGCTAAATCTGCATTTTACTG GTCAAGCTAGGGCAAGCGGTTCTTGCAAGGACGTACAGGGCCGATTCTTCGAGTCGGGATTCCACTACAGCCCTGGCCCGGATGCGTGCACTCTCTGCGTCTGCGACAATGGGAATCCAAAATGGTGCAAGGCGGTTCTCTGCTCCCAGCCACAG GACTGCAAATCTTTTCGTGTTGGCACCACTTGCTGCGAGTTTATCTGCATGGACGACACTCTCCCAGTCGGTGGTGGAGATGGAAACAGTGGAATCGGAGGCGGCTTGGGAGATGGCAACACGTCAAGCGACATGGGACTTCGTCTCGTCGCCAGCTGCATCACTGCCATATTGTCACTTTCTCTCATATTCTTTTTGATCCATCGACTTCGCCAGAGAAAAATCAGAG GGAGGCAAAACCGGCAACTAACCGACGAGCAGAGAAGTCTTGGTAGTATGGGATACCTAGAAAGAGGTGGATTGTCGCACGGTGGACCAGCAGATGACATGTCATGCGGTGGTGGTTATCCGTTGTGGAAACCACCAGGTAATTATTTTCCACGCGGAGAAGCTCCACCACCATATGAAGAAGCAGTAGCAGCTGCGAGAGCAGAGCAAGCTTTGCTATCTGCAAGTCCACACGCGTTATCACCATTGAATTTCTCTGGCGCGTATTTGTCGGTGAATCACGGCACTCATCCTTCATCAGTCGCGACTGTAGCAAATAGCCAAATTGGCCTCTCAGTCACAACGCCAAATCTCTCAGACAGACATGGAGCATCTACGTCTCCGATGATACTGTCGATGAATAGGCCTTTGAGCAGCCCTAACACTCACTCAAATACCCATCAAGTAAATCAGGGCGAATCCATGACAGTTGGGGCCTATGCGAGTAGCTCTGTAACCACATTTAACATAGGACCTAACACTTACGAAAATCTCCCACCACCGCCAAGCATCATCACCAACCAAACTAACGATTTATCTCAGAGTAATATTTTACCTCTACCACCTTCCCACTCCACTATTCCAAAAGCCTATCACCAGCACACGACTCTACCTCGCCAGGGCGCTGGTGCCTTTACCATATCTGCGACATTGCCCACCTCGGGCACATCCAGCCATCGCACTATTCCCAGAACCCTGGCTACCAGTGGCAGTCTCAGATTGAGAAGAGAGTTTACTGCTCATCAGCCCGTTGCTCCCCTTTTCGATACCCCACCACGGAATGTTTCCCCTCAGAATACTCCACAATCTGCTCCACCGACTGCATCAACCAATGACAATTCTATTCATTCGGATGCATTTTATGATGATGTACTTGTTGGATTACCAACTGCTGCGCCGCAGGTTGAGGGGGAGCCGCCTACCCAACCAAGTCCCAATCTAACAAATTGTGACTTTAAG CCTAAAATTCCTTCAACTACTGAAGTGAACCAAGATGGAAGCATCGAATCTGTGGCATGTGCTTGCAGCATGCAAGCTCTGCCGACATTGCACGACGACGCAGATGACTATCGCAGTGAATGTGAGAATTGCAAGAGTGCAAACGGTTCCCGATATTATCTGGACAACCAGGATGAATTAGTTACTTCTCCACACGAGACAATGACATTGCATCGTAGACCAGAGGAAACACCGCTAGGCACCGCACCCCAGTATTATCGTACTTCCTTGACACTGCCCACTAGTACCCGTCAGCGTACGAG GAGCACCGGAGCTCGTGAAAATTGGTTCAGCTCAATGCCTGAAAGCTCCACAGAGTCTTCAGATGaagattaa
- the LOC124308740 gene encoding uncharacterized protein LOC124308740 isoform X1, with the protein MRYSGVLSYAVLTLNLHFTGQARASGSCKDVQGRFFESGFHYSPGPDACTLCVCDNGNPKWCKAVLCSQPQDCKSFRVGTTCCEFICMDDTLPVGGGDGNSGIGGGLGDGNTSSDMGLRLVASCITAILSLSLIFFLIHRLRQRKIRVCVAGRQNRQLTDEQRSLGSMGYLERGGLSHGGPADDMSCGGGYPLWKPPGNYFPRGEAPPPYEEAVAAARAEQALLSASPHALSPLNFSGAYLSVNHGTHPSSVATVANSQIGLSVTTPNLSDRHGASTSPMILSMNRPLSSPNTHSNTHQVNQGESMTVGAYASSSVTTFNIGPNTYENLPPPPSIITNQTNDLSQSNILPLPPSHSTIPKAYHQHTTLPRQGAGAFTISATLPTSGTSSHRTIPRTLATSGSLRLRREFTAHQPVAPLFDTPPRNVSPQNTPQSAPPTASTNDNSIHSDAFYDDVLVGLPTAAPQVEGEPPTQPSPNLTNCDFKPKIPSTTEVNQDGSIESVACACSMQALPTLHDDADDYRSECENCKSANGSRYYLDNQDELVTSPHETMTLHRRPEETPLGTAPQYYRTSLTLPTSTRQRTRSTGARENWFSSMPESSTESSDED; encoded by the exons ATGAGATACAGCGGAGTCCTCAGCTATGCGGTGCTCACGCTAAATCTGCATTTTACTG GTCAAGCTAGGGCAAGCGGTTCTTGCAAGGACGTACAGGGCCGATTCTTCGAGTCGGGATTCCACTACAGCCCTGGCCCGGATGCGTGCACTCTCTGCGTCTGCGACAATGGGAATCCAAAATGGTGCAAGGCGGTTCTCTGCTCCCAGCCACAG GACTGCAAATCTTTTCGTGTTGGCACCACTTGCTGCGAGTTTATCTGCATGGACGACACTCTCCCAGTCGGTGGTGGAGATGGAAACAGTGGAATCGGAGGCGGCTTGGGAGATGGCAACACGTCAAGCGACATGGGACTTCGTCTCGTCGCCAGCTGCATCACTGCCATATTGTCACTTTCTCTCATATTCTTTTTGATCCATCGACTTCGCCAGAGAAAAATCAGAG TTTGTGTGGCAGGGAGGCAAAACCGGCAACTAACCGACGAGCAGAGAAGTCTTGGTAGTATGGGATACCTAGAAAGAGGTGGATTGTCGCACGGTGGACCAGCAGATGACATGTCATGCGGTGGTGGTTATCCGTTGTGGAAACCACCAGGTAATTATTTTCCACGCGGAGAAGCTCCACCACCATATGAAGAAGCAGTAGCAGCTGCGAGAGCAGAGCAAGCTTTGCTATCTGCAAGTCCACACGCGTTATCACCATTGAATTTCTCTGGCGCGTATTTGTCGGTGAATCACGGCACTCATCCTTCATCAGTCGCGACTGTAGCAAATAGCCAAATTGGCCTCTCAGTCACAACGCCAAATCTCTCAGACAGACATGGAGCATCTACGTCTCCGATGATACTGTCGATGAATAGGCCTTTGAGCAGCCCTAACACTCACTCAAATACCCATCAAGTAAATCAGGGCGAATCCATGACAGTTGGGGCCTATGCGAGTAGCTCTGTAACCACATTTAACATAGGACCTAACACTTACGAAAATCTCCCACCACCGCCAAGCATCATCACCAACCAAACTAACGATTTATCTCAGAGTAATATTTTACCTCTACCACCTTCCCACTCCACTATTCCAAAAGCCTATCACCAGCACACGACTCTACCTCGCCAGGGCGCTGGTGCCTTTACCATATCTGCGACATTGCCCACCTCGGGCACATCCAGCCATCGCACTATTCCCAGAACCCTGGCTACCAGTGGCAGTCTCAGATTGAGAAGAGAGTTTACTGCTCATCAGCCCGTTGCTCCCCTTTTCGATACCCCACCACGGAATGTTTCCCCTCAGAATACTCCACAATCTGCTCCACCGACTGCATCAACCAATGACAATTCTATTCATTCGGATGCATTTTATGATGATGTACTTGTTGGATTACCAACTGCTGCGCCGCAGGTTGAGGGGGAGCCGCCTACCCAACCAAGTCCCAATCTAACAAATTGTGACTTTAAG CCTAAAATTCCTTCAACTACTGAAGTGAACCAAGATGGAAGCATCGAATCTGTGGCATGTGCTTGCAGCATGCAAGCTCTGCCGACATTGCACGACGACGCAGATGACTATCGCAGTGAATGTGAGAATTGCAAGAGTGCAAACGGTTCCCGATATTATCTGGACAACCAGGATGAATTAGTTACTTCTCCACACGAGACAATGACATTGCATCGTAGACCAGAGGAAACACCGCTAGGCACCGCACCCCAGTATTATCGTACTTCCTTGACACTGCCCACTAGTACCCGTCAGCGTACGAG GAGCACCGGAGCTCGTGAAAATTGGTTCAGCTCAATGCCTGAAAGCTCCACAGAGTCTTCAGATGaagattaa
- the LOC124308744 gene encoding uncharacterized protein LOC124308744 → MLTEEGTKQVSCIVQSVTSTTHSYTIQPTISADGKLLSPLFIVLKERSGTFGPIVEQHLFRPPNIFITASKSGKLTSEHFKMWLEEVFIPKVGPKSLLLIYSWSGHCSRVVQETTPQDKKLTTLLIPKGTTGKIQPLDVFGFRIWKNYIRHFSDTLVLLDYDLNLHLRNNIIKLQSLVHNQLSSPRYHNLFRYAWHKSGFIAKKPDEFDNPVDFAFGQSSHPNCEIEGCTNVAVIRCSWCKKSLCLQHFFDEYHYCTDYHP, encoded by the exons ATGTTAACGGAAGAAGGAACTAAACAAGTGTCGTGCATAGTACAATCAGTAACTTCAACAACGCACAGTTATACTATACAGCCTACAATTTCAGCGgacggaaaattattatctcctttatttattgttttaaaaGAACGATCTGGAACGTTCGGACCTATAGTTGAACAACATTTATTCAGACCgccaaatattttcatcacagCTTCCAAATCAGGAAAACTTACTtcag AGCATTTCAAGATGTGGTTAGAAGAAGTGTTTATCCCAAAAGTGGGACCGAAGAGTCTACTTCTAATTTATTCTTGGAGTGGGCATTGTTCTAGAGTTGTGCAAGAGACAACACCCCAAGACAAAAAGTTGACGACTTTATTGATACCGAAAGGAaccactggaaaaattcaacctcTCGATGTTTTCGGCTTCCgtatatggaaaaattatattcgtcatttttcagaCACCCTAGTTCTTCTTGATTatgatttaaatttacatttaaggaataatataataaaattacagtCTTTAGTTCACAACCAACTGTCATCTCCGCGATATCATAATTTGTTTCGTTATGCGTGGCATAAAAGCGGGTTCATTGCAAAGAAACCTGATGAATTTGATAACCCCGTCGATTTTGCATTTGGACAGTCATCTCATCCGAATTGTGAAATCGAAGGTTGCACGAATGTCGCAGTAATCAGATGTtcttggtgtaaaaaatcactttgcctacagcatttttttgatgaatatcaTTATTGTACCGACTATCATCCATAA